A region of Reichenbachiella carrageenanivorans DNA encodes the following proteins:
- a CDS encoding bactofilin family protein, translating to MFNNKQEIKEVEELSNSSNIIGKGALLTGDIETYGNIRIEGKIVGNVKTKSKAACGHSCHIEGNLIAQNAEIAGHVTGKVEVSELLILKPSAVINGDIITNKLIVESGATFNGGCKMGVTIKEIQIGEATEGKSKLLKAE from the coding sequence ATGTTTAATAATAAGCAAGAAATCAAAGAAGTGGAAGAACTTAGCAATTCTAGTAATATTATAGGCAAGGGAGCCCTTCTTACTGGAGACATCGAGACCTATGGAAACATCCGAATCGAAGGAAAGATCGTAGGAAATGTGAAAACCAAGTCGAAAGCAGCCTGTGGGCATTCCTGTCATATCGAAGGCAACTTGATCGCACAAAACGCCGAAATCGCTGGTCATGTGACTGGTAAGGTAGAGGTATCCGAACTGTTGATCCTCAAGCCGTCGGCTGTGATCAACGGAGACATCATCACCAACAAGCTCATTGTAGAGTCTGGTGCGACCTTCAATGGCGGATGTAAAATGGGGGTAACCATAAAAGAAATCCAAATTGGAGAAGCAACCGAAGGA